From a region of the Pieris brassicae chromosome 13, ilPieBrab1.1, whole genome shotgun sequence genome:
- the LOC123717612 gene encoding CD63 antigen-like, which translates to MTLPPPARPAQIPAAHRAMRYYRIWIYACNGALLLGALAFCAAAGRALADYRRGLVPGLGAAQPGFLYGYAALPVQAGLLQLLGCLAALRLSERMLNAYWLALLALLVGDAAIGVYWVFRFERVCRELRPQLRIRLAKDYDNDVDFSEAWDRLQREQSCCGVTGPSDFATFNRTILPPSCCRIPANTPAVTPVTFSTPASSPVSFTPVHCIPHTAACAERLLNWLRKTADALFVLGYCVIAFLKFCFLGILRCEIKEMIQKIRILRSEMGADELLDSSPLHGGPLSQTIVVNAVNANGGVRTHGGSPERASEREALLGRASEPCSRRSIHEDSLGPKTVNGNNNCEMRELARGDYRPLAADSAATRI; encoded by the coding sequence ATGACGCTGCCGCCGCCCGCGCGCCCCGCGCAAATTCCCGCCGCGCACCGCGCGATGCGCTACTACCGCATTTGGATTTACGCTTGCAACGGGGCACTGCTGCTGGGAGCCCTCGCCTTCTGCGCTGCCGCCGGCCGGGCGTTAGCCGACTACCGCCGTGGGCTTGTCCCAGGCCTCGGTGCTGCGCAACCGGGCTTCCTCTACGGCTACGCAGCGTTGCCTGTTCAAGCCGGCTTGCTTCAGCTGCTCGGCTGCCTAGCAGCTTTACGCCTCTCGGAACGCATGCTGAACGCCTACTGGCTCGCACTTCTGGCTCTGCTGGTAGGCGACGCTGCCATCGGGGTTTATTGGGTGTTCCGTTTTGAGCGCGTCTGTCGAGAGCTACGACCGCAGCTGCGAATCAGGCTCGCGAAGGACTACGACAACGACGTGGATTTCTCGGAAGCTTGGGACCGCCTGCAGCGAGAGCAAAGTTGCTGCGGCGTCACGGGTCCCTCAGATTTTGCAACGTTCAATCGGACCATTCTGCCACCAAGCTGCTGTCGAATACCAGCAAATACGCCAGCAGTCACCCCGGTTACATTTTCCACGCCAGCTAGTTCACCGGTCTCCTTTACCCCAGTTCATTGTATACCACATACAGCCGCTTGCGCCGAAAGGTTACTCAATTGGCTCAGAAAAACAGCTGACGCGCTATTCGTTTTAGGCTATTGTGTTATTGCattcttaaaattttgtttcctCGGAATTCTTAGATGCGAAATCAAAGAAATGATTCAGAAAATTAGGATACTTCGCAGCGAAATGGGTGCCGACGAGCTTTTAGACAGTAGCCCATTACACGGGGGACCTCTGTCTCAAACCATAGTTGTGAATGCTGTAAACGCGAACGGAGGGGTTCGTACACACGGTGGAAGTCCAGAAAGAGCAAGTGAACGCGAGGCTTTGCTAGGCAGGGCTTCGGAACCGTGTTCGAGACGCAGCATACACGAGGACTCCTTAGGACCGAAAACCGTGAACGGCAACAACAACTGCGAGATGCGTGAGCTGGCGCGTGGCGACTACAGGCCCTTGGCAGCGGACAGTGCTGCAACCAGAATCTGA